From the genome of bacterium, one region includes:
- a CDS encoding isoprenylcysteine carboxylmethyltransferase family protein, which produces MSNELLPQSNGRYKAWWKGSQGEWWVVTQALLLIALVISLFVVHVFAKWPLWLVITGRVIGTLLFMIGLGMLFIGLTCLGRNLTPLPKPKKNATLKQGGIYRLVRHPMYGGVILLVHGLAFLFANTLTLIIAVLSFAFYDGKASVEEEWLTERFSEYKDYRKRTRKLIPWIY; this is translated from the coding sequence ATGTCTAACGAACTTTTACCGCAAAGTAATGGCCGTTATAAAGCATGGTGGAAGGGCAGTCAAGGCGAATGGTGGGTTGTCACTCAAGCATTGCTTTTAATTGCACTCGTGATTAGCCTGTTTGTGGTTCATGTTTTTGCGAAATGGCCTTTGTGGCTAGTCATTACTGGCCGCGTTATTGGTACTCTTCTTTTTATGATAGGCTTGGGGATGCTATTTATTGGCCTTACTTGTCTTGGGCGAAACCTTACTCCACTCCCAAAGCCTAAAAAGAACGCAACATTGAAACAAGGAGGCATCTATAGGCTTGTTCGGCATCCAATGTATGGAGGGGTTATTCTGCTTGTGCATGGTTTGGCGTTTCTTTTCGCAAACACGCTTACCTTGATTATCGCTGTATTATCGTTTGCGTTCTATGATGGGAAAGCCAGCGTTGAAGAAGAATGGTTAACCGAGCGTTTCTCTGAATATAAAGACTACCGAAAACGAACCCGCAAGCTCATCCCCTGGATCTATTAA
- a CDS encoding macro domain-containing protein, translating into MLARDDLTELEVDAIVNAANESLQLGGGVAGAIARKGGHIIQQECNRIGHVPTGQTAITGAGSLPAKYVIHAVGPIWGSGDEDNKLRNAVLSSLKLAQDHQLKSIAFPAISSGIYGFPKDRCARVMLQAVEDYINEDLETTVQEIRFVFIDEPIYNAFEYEFQRRWGKESD; encoded by the coding sequence ATGTTGGCTCGTGACGACCTCACTGAACTAGAAGTGGACGCCATTGTTAATGCGGCGAATGAAAGTTTGCAACTTGGCGGCGGAGTTGCGGGTGCTATAGCGCGAAAAGGCGGCCACATCATCCAGCAGGAATGCAATCGAATCGGCCATGTTCCCACTGGACAGACTGCTATTACCGGCGCAGGCTCACTGCCGGCTAAATATGTCATTCATGCGGTAGGCCCTATTTGGGGTAGTGGGGACGAGGATAATAAATTACGGAACGCAGTATTAAGCAGCTTGAAACTTGCTCAAGACCATCAGTTGAAGTCAATCGCCTTCCCTGCCATCAGTTCCGGCATTTATGGATTTCCTAAAGACCGATGCGCTAGAGTCATGCTTCAGGCGGTTGAAGATTATATCAATGAGGACCTTGAGACGACGGTGCAGGAGATAAGGTTCGTCTTTATTGATGAGCCTATTTATAATGCCTTTGAGTATGAATTTCAAAGGCGTTGGGGCAAGGAAAGCGATTAA
- a CDS encoding matrixin family metalloprotease, with the protein MSRALITVFIFGLFLTSFAATNISTDNRVDPKIAEHFQLAVNARQVGDQAKVLAETSLILLNTPTSVYFDMDGVEVPYDKKYLDAARSGLQLWNTAMPGTPLFTEAKTAAGAQVIVHFQDLLEMDGKRICGHVFWRRSMHWKTDANEYQTVLSGEIKVAMRARPNGEWHEISSIQHIVAHELGHILGLNDSAIYTDIMGPDVHGRSVTVLSTDELNSFKQLRTECLKLRGSALARMKRWQDAELAYRNALAIVPDDSGVRKELSLATQRLIQPSD; encoded by the coding sequence ATGAGCCGAGCGCTGATAACGGTATTCATTTTCGGCCTTTTTCTTACAAGTTTTGCTGCAACAAATATATCCACTGATAATCGTGTTGATCCTAAGATAGCTGAGCATTTTCAATTAGCTGTGAATGCACGGCAAGTCGGCGATCAAGCGAAGGTTCTTGCTGAGACCAGCCTAATCCTTCTTAATACGCCAACAAGTGTGTATTTTGATATGGATGGGGTGGAAGTTCCTTACGACAAGAAATATCTCGATGCAGCGCGCTCCGGTCTTCAATTGTGGAATACCGCCATGCCTGGAACGCCTCTCTTCACTGAAGCAAAAACTGCTGCAGGCGCCCAAGTTATCGTCCATTTCCAAGATCTTTTAGAAATGGATGGGAAGCGGATTTGTGGTCATGTTTTTTGGCGCAGAAGTATGCATTGGAAAACAGACGCAAATGAATACCAAACAGTGCTCTCAGGGGAAATAAAAGTCGCGATGCGGGCACGTCCAAATGGCGAGTGGCATGAGATTTCTTCGATACAACATATCGTTGCACACGAGTTAGGCCACATTCTCGGCCTTAATGATTCCGCGATCTATACCGACATTATGGGGCCTGATGTGCATGGCCGTTCAGTAACCGTGCTGAGCACAGACGAATTGAATTCATTCAAGCAATTACGAACCGAGTGTTTAAAACTACGTGGTTCAGCGCTAGCGCGAATGAAGCGTTGGCAAGATGCCGAATTAGCCTACAGAAATGCCCTGGCCATCGTCCCCGATGATAGCGGTGTGCGCAAGGAGTTAAGTCTAGCCACCCAACGTCTAATCCAACCCTCTGATTAA
- a CDS encoding matrixin family metalloprotease, whose product MSRALIAVFIFGLFLTSFAATNISTDNRVDPKIAEHFQLAVNARQVGDQAKVLAETSLILLNTPTSVYFDMDGVEVPYDKKYLDAARSGLQLWNTAMPGTPLFTEAKTAAGAQVIVHFQDLLEMDGKRICGHVFWRRSMHWKTDANEYQTVLSGEIKVAMRARPNGEWHEISSIQHIVAHELGHILGLNDSAIYTDIMGPDVHGRSVTVLSTDELNSFKQLRTECLKLRGSALARMKRWQDAELAYRNALAIVPDDSGVREELSLTSQSLIQPSD is encoded by the coding sequence ATGAGCCGAGCGCTGATTGCGGTATTCATTTTCGGACTTTTTCTTACGAGTTTTGCAGCAACAAATATATCCACCGATAATCGTGTTGATCCTAAGATAGCTGAGCATTTTCAATTAGCTGTGAATGCGCGGCAAGTCGGCGATCAAGCGAAGGTTCTTGCTGAGACCAGCCTAATCCTTCTTAATACGCCAACAAGTGTGTATTTTGATATGGATGGGGTGGAAGTTCCTTACGACAAGAAATATCTCGATGCAGCGCGCTCCGGTCTTCAATTGTGGAATACCGCCATGCCTGGAACGCCTCTCTTCACTGAAGCAAAAACTGCTGCAGGCGCCCAAGTTATCGTCCATTTCCAAGATCTTTTAGAAATGGATGGGAAGCGGATTTGTGGTCATGTTTTTTGGCGCAGAAGTATGCATTGGAAAACAGACGCAAATGAATACCAAACAGTGCTCTCAGGGGAAATAAAAGTCGCGATGCGGGCACGTCCAAATGGCGAGTGGCATGAGATTTCTTCGATACAACATATCGTTGCACACGAGTTAGGCCACATTCTCGGCCTTAATGATTCCGCGATCTATACCGACATTATGGGGCCTGATGTGCATGGCCGTTCAGTAACCGTGCTGAGCACAGACGAATTGAATTCATTCAAGCAATTACGAACCGAGTGTTTAAAACTACGTGGTTCAGCGCTAGCGCGAATGAAGCGTTGGCAAGATGCCGAATTAGCCTACAGAAATGCCCTGGCCATCGTCCCCGATGATAGCGGTGTGCGCGAAGAACTAAGCCTAACCTCCCAAAGCCTAATCCAACCTTCTGATTAA
- a CDS encoding pitrilysin family protein produces MAFWVGFASTPAYPATDYIVRRLNADTQLITFGNGARLIIQETHEAPLVAMDIWIAAGSSRETSLNNGCAHFLEHLIFKGSIGQTNGFLDLLAESAGSIVDATTNRDWAHYYTTVAGRYWEPLYSALGQAIFKPALNDKDIETERSVIQDEIARNSDNEYRYIVQRLFSEWYKNLSYALPITGSFASINSIRPDQVKAFHKQWYIGPNIVFVLVGDIDPEQAIKLTSELIKGIPSGKRVIETFILPKSGKRIEDNGKFKISSVAIAFPAPSALSPKEAVALDFILSLLTDQQVGRLNSCLKEIADTIKGTYTTTVKPGLMAVVVNTKEANLKLCEAALLGQFKSLREETLSSVEMETVRRRMLGSALFEAETFGGRANLLGFYATIADPDIAIRYIDMVRSLTPRDIKSAAERYLDPSLQTTLILHGGK; encoded by the coding sequence ATGGCGTTTTGGGTCGGATTTGCTTCAACCCCAGCATATCCTGCCACGGACTACATTGTGAGGCGATTGAACGCCGATACTCAGCTTATCACCTTTGGAAATGGCGCTCGGCTGATTATCCAAGAGACACATGAAGCCCCTCTGGTGGCGATGGACATCTGGATTGCTGCGGGGTCTTCTCGTGAAACCAGCCTTAACAATGGGTGCGCTCATTTTCTGGAACATCTCATTTTCAAAGGTTCGATTGGGCAAACAAACGGCTTTCTTGACCTCCTTGCTGAAAGCGCCGGCTCGATTGTCGATGCCACCACTAACCGCGATTGGGCGCACTATTATACAACGGTTGCCGGCCGCTATTGGGAGCCACTTTATTCCGCGTTAGGCCAGGCGATTTTCAAACCTGCTCTTAATGATAAGGATATCGAAACAGAACGCTCGGTGATCCAGGACGAAATCGCTCGTAACAGCGATAATGAGTACAGATACATAGTCCAAAGGCTCTTTTCCGAATGGTACAAAAACTTATCATATGCTTTACCAATTACCGGTTCGTTTGCAAGTATTAATTCTATCCGTCCTGATCAGGTTAAGGCTTTTCATAAGCAGTGGTATATCGGTCCCAATATTGTCTTTGTGCTTGTCGGAGATATTGATCCCGAGCAAGCCATAAAACTGACCTCCGAACTAATTAAGGGTATCCCTTCAGGCAAACGAGTAATTGAGACATTTATTCTTCCAAAAAGTGGAAAGCGAATTGAAGATAATGGCAAATTCAAAATATCGAGTGTAGCCATAGCCTTTCCGGCTCCTTCCGCCTTATCGCCAAAAGAGGCAGTCGCATTGGACTTTATTCTTTCTCTTTTAACCGACCAGCAAGTCGGGCGATTAAACTCTTGCCTTAAGGAAATTGCCGATACGATCAAAGGAACCTACACAACCACTGTCAAACCAGGACTAATGGCTGTAGTCGTGAATACAAAAGAGGCTAACCTAAAGCTTTGCGAAGCAGCCCTATTAGGGCAGTTTAAAAGCTTGAGGGAAGAGACATTAAGCTCAGTCGAGATGGAAACAGTGCGTCGGCGAATGCTGGGATCAGCACTCTTTGAGGCTGAAACCTTTGGCGGTAGAGCCAACTTATTAGGCTTTTATGCAACAATTGCCGACCCTGATATCGCGATCCGTTATATTGATATGGTGCGCTCCTTAACCCCGCGAGATATTAAAAGTGCAGCCGAGCGCTACCTCGACCCTAGCCTTCAAACTACTCTAATCCTGCATGGTGGGAAATGA
- a CDS encoding pitrilysin family protein, translated as MRNVILYALLIALLSNPAVAAPVKSILANNLGIIIQPENGTEVVSLNAFIRVGGAQETPGLSGLSSVVAHALCDSTRYESRRKLQQTIQQIGGSVEVLWQPDYTRISITTTKDYLYSAQVFLCDVLKNSVFDKEIAQAAIDQALKTRELASTSSMFRMAYTAACEKLYPAHPYAFPYGGNPEETKRIKPSDMERFYAKYYVPENIVIVVVGRVDAKTVQEKFDVLLGGLENIGNRAKPILPPIPKQASLTLYQPGVTSNYMLLNFALPGAASDDYPAVVVLNTLIGEGKSSRLFRRLRDTSGIGYEVGSTLVPMSVGSQLVGFIQFIPKKDNAATVRDAMLKVMTGLLDEPPTDEELTRAKRFSVGTYALHHQRVKERANWLGFWEMQRKGYLEDADFSAKLEAVTKEDLLRLAKTYLKEPVVVTVTSGDSVVSRD; from the coding sequence ATGAGAAACGTAATTCTATATGCGCTTCTTATCGCTCTCCTGTCGAATCCTGCAGTCGCTGCTCCGGTTAAAAGTATTTTAGCTAATAACCTTGGGATTATTATTCAGCCTGAAAATGGGACGGAAGTCGTTTCTTTAAATGCCTTTATAAGAGTAGGTGGAGCGCAGGAGACGCCTGGCTTGAGTGGGTTGAGCAGTGTTGTTGCTCATGCATTATGTGATAGCACTAGATATGAGAGCCGCAGAAAGCTTCAGCAAACTATCCAGCAGATCGGCGGAAGTGTCGAAGTCCTATGGCAGCCTGATTACACCCGAATCTCGATTACGACCACTAAAGACTATTTATATTCCGCCCAAGTTTTTCTATGCGACGTGCTGAAGAATTCGGTTTTTGATAAAGAGATCGCTCAAGCGGCGATCGATCAGGCTTTGAAGACAAGGGAACTGGCTAGTACCAGTTCGATGTTCCGAATGGCCTATACTGCCGCTTGTGAGAAGCTATATCCCGCTCATCCCTATGCATTCCCTTATGGAGGAAATCCCGAGGAGACCAAGCGAATAAAACCATCTGATATGGAACGATTCTACGCTAAATATTATGTGCCGGAGAACATTGTTATCGTAGTGGTTGGTCGAGTGGATGCTAAGACCGTGCAGGAGAAGTTCGATGTGCTTTTAGGGGGATTAGAGAACATCGGAAATCGCGCCAAACCTATCCTCCCTCCAATACCTAAACAAGCATCTCTTACACTTTATCAACCTGGCGTGACATCAAATTATATGCTGTTAAATTTTGCCCTGCCGGGTGCCGCCAGTGATGATTATCCCGCAGTCGTGGTATTAAATACGCTCATTGGTGAAGGGAAGTCCTCCCGCCTATTTCGGCGTTTGCGCGATACCTCTGGGATTGGTTATGAAGTCGGAAGCACACTTGTCCCTATGAGTGTCGGCAGCCAATTGGTTGGCTTCATTCAATTCATCCCAAAAAAAGATAACGCTGCAACTGTGCGTGATGCAATGCTGAAAGTGATGACCGGTTTACTCGATGAGCCGCCAACCGATGAAGAATTAACCCGAGCAAAACGCTTCTCTGTCGGAACCTATGCCTTGCATCACCAACGTGTGAAAGAACGCGCCAATTGGCTAGGATTCTGGGAAATGCAGCGCAAAGGCTATTTGGAAGACGCTGATTTCAGCGCCAAACTAGAAGCTGTCACCAAAGAAGACCTCCTCCGCCTCGCCAAAACTTATCTAAAAGAACCAGTGGTTGTGACCGTCACATCTGGTGATAGCGTGGTGAGTAGAGATTGA